In Mycetocola zhujimingii, one DNA window encodes the following:
- a CDS encoding aldehyde dehydrogenase family protein, with the protein MSFLDYAPAPESTAILNLKSEYGLFINGEFVSGNGSPFTTISPATEKTITTLASADDSDVDRAVAAARAAYDNVWSRMSGADRGKYLFRIARLVQERARELAVAESLDNGKPIKESRDVDVPLVAAWFFYYAGWADKLDHAGVGPNPASLGVAGQIIPWNFPLLMLAWKIAPALAAGNTVVLKPAETTSLTALLFAEILQQADLPAGVVNIITGAGSTGSALVNHPDVNKIAFTGSTNVGRGIARAIAGTDKRVTLELGGKAANIVFDDAPIDQAIEGIVNGIFFNQGHVCCAGSRLLVQENIHDEVVDRLKERLSTLRLGDPLDKNTDIGAVNSAAQLERIRTLTDVGVAEGAERWSPDCVLPSEGFWFAPTIFTNVSTSHRIAREEIFGPVLSVMTFRTPAEAIVKANNTPYGLSAGIWSDKGSRILAVADKLRAGVIWANTFNKFDPASPFGGYKESGYGREGGRHGLGAYLKPAGSARQVTSAPAADLTTPAAASDATPATPTTDAVDATTQKGTK; encoded by the coding sequence ATGAGTTTTCTGGACTACGCACCGGCCCCCGAGTCGACGGCGATCCTCAACCTGAAGAGTGAATACGGCCTCTTCATCAACGGCGAATTCGTGAGCGGAAACGGCTCGCCGTTCACCACGATCTCACCGGCGACCGAGAAGACAATCACCACTCTCGCTTCTGCCGACGATTCTGACGTCGATCGAGCTGTTGCGGCCGCTCGAGCCGCATACGACAACGTCTGGTCACGGATGTCTGGCGCAGACCGAGGCAAGTACCTGTTCCGCATCGCGCGGCTCGTCCAGGAGCGGGCTCGAGAGCTCGCCGTCGCTGAGAGCCTCGACAACGGCAAGCCGATCAAGGAGAGCCGCGACGTCGACGTGCCACTCGTTGCGGCCTGGTTCTTCTACTACGCGGGCTGGGCGGACAAGCTCGATCACGCCGGTGTCGGCCCAAACCCCGCATCGCTCGGCGTCGCCGGCCAGATCATTCCGTGGAACTTCCCGCTGCTCATGCTCGCCTGGAAGATCGCCCCTGCGCTCGCCGCGGGTAACACCGTCGTGCTGAAGCCCGCCGAAACCACCTCGCTCACCGCGTTGCTGTTTGCCGAGATCCTGCAGCAGGCCGACCTGCCAGCCGGTGTCGTCAACATCATCACCGGCGCCGGCTCGACGGGGTCAGCCCTGGTCAACCACCCCGACGTGAACAAGATCGCGTTCACCGGATCGACGAACGTCGGCCGCGGCATCGCGCGCGCCATTGCGGGAACAGACAAGCGCGTCACTCTCGAGCTCGGTGGAAAGGCCGCGAACATCGTCTTCGACGATGCGCCGATCGACCAGGCCATCGAGGGCATCGTCAACGGCATCTTCTTCAACCAGGGCCACGTCTGCTGCGCGGGCTCACGGCTCCTCGTCCAGGAGAACATTCACGACGAGGTCGTCGACCGGCTCAAGGAGAGGTTGTCGACCCTGCGTCTCGGCGACCCGCTCGACAAGAACACCGACATCGGTGCCGTCAACTCGGCGGCGCAGCTCGAGCGGATCCGCACACTGACCGACGTGGGGGTGGCCGAGGGCGCCGAACGATGGAGCCCAGACTGCGTTCTTCCGTCTGAGGGCTTCTGGTTCGCACCCACGATCTTCACCAACGTGTCGACGAGCCACAGGATTGCCCGCGAGGAGATCTTCGGACCGGTGCTGAGCGTGATGACGTTCCGTACCCCCGCCGAAGCGATCGTCAAGGCGAACAACACGCCGTACGGTCTCTCGGCCGGCATCTGGAGCGACAAGGGCAGCCGCATCCTCGCTGTCGCGGACAAGCTTCGTGCCGGGGTGATCTGGGCGAACACCTTCAACAAGTTCGACCCGGCGAGCCCATTCGGCGGGTACAAGGAATCCGGCTACGGCCGTGAGGGCGGACGGCACGGGCTCGGCGCCTACCTCAAGCCCGCCGGTTCGGCGCGTCAGGTCACCTCGGCGCCCGCCGCCGACCTCACCACTCCTGCCGCAGCATCCGATGCAACGCCTGCAACGCCTACAACGGATGCTGTGGATGCAACGACACAGAAGGGCACCAAATGA
- a CDS encoding aldehyde dehydrogenase family protein, with amino-acid sequence MSRLAVPKTYKLYIGGKFPRSESGRTYEVTSKDGVFLANAAKASRKDARDAVVAARSALSGWSGATPYNRGQVLYRIAELLEGRRVQFIDEIEQSEGVSTEAATAQVDEAIDRWVWYAGWADKYVQVAGNANPVSGPYFNLSVPEPTGVVAIVAPQGTSLLGLVSVVAPALVAGNTVVVIASESLPLSAISLSEVLATSDVPGGVVNILTGSPAEITPWLASHADVNALDLTGAGDLDWIDLEIAAAETLMRVLRPENGADAAAPSLDRITALTETKTVWHTKSLI; translated from the coding sequence ATGAGCCGCCTCGCCGTTCCCAAGACCTACAAGCTCTACATCGGGGGGAAGTTTCCCCGCTCGGAGTCAGGCCGCACCTACGAGGTGACCTCGAAAGACGGCGTCTTCCTCGCCAACGCCGCGAAGGCATCCCGCAAGGATGCCCGCGACGCCGTCGTTGCAGCACGCAGCGCGCTGTCGGGCTGGTCTGGCGCGACGCCGTACAACCGCGGCCAGGTGCTCTACCGCATCGCCGAACTGCTCGAGGGGCGTCGCGTTCAGTTCATCGACGAGATCGAGCAGTCAGAGGGCGTCTCGACCGAGGCCGCGACCGCACAGGTCGATGAAGCCATCGACCGCTGGGTCTGGTACGCCGGCTGGGCTGACAAGTACGTCCAGGTCGCCGGAAACGCCAACCCGGTCTCTGGCCCGTACTTCAACCTCTCGGTTCCTGAGCCCACCGGAGTCGTGGCGATTGTTGCTCCACAGGGCACATCGCTGCTCGGTCTGGTCAGCGTGGTAGCCCCGGCGCTTGTGGCCGGCAACACGGTCGTCGTGATCGCGTCAGAGTCGCTGCCGCTCTCGGCGATCAGCCTCTCCGAGGTGCTCGCAACGAGTGACGTCCCCGGTGGTGTCGTCAACATCCTCACGGGCTCGCCTGCCGAGATCACCCCGTGGCTCGCGTCGCACGCCGACGTCAACGCGCTCGACCTCACCGGTGCGGGAGACCTCGACTGGATCGACCTCGAGATCGCCGCCGCGGAGACGCTCATGCGGGTGCTTCGGCCCGAGAACGGTGCGGATGCCGCGGCGCCGAGCCTCGACCGGATCACGGCGCTGACCGAGACGAAGACCGTCTGGCACACCAAGAGCCTGATCTAG
- a CDS encoding ABC transporter permease: MTALTATLTDRDTHLPRDIWNVFRRELQPLLHDPFSLIFSLVQPVIFLGLFGPLLIGSSGDPALEVLAWFVPGILVMIALFGASATGSNLLYEMQTGSHERTLVAPIARSSLLIGRALKEMVPITVQVAVIALVTIPFGFQPGIPGMLLTLVLLAIFGIGLGALSYALALASRKTDWMFWVVQQALIFPLMILSGMLLPLEQGPEWMRVAASINPISHIVGASRALLAGDLGAPVVLGGFAAALALAAVGLWVGITAMKKSH, from the coding sequence ATGACCGCTCTCACAGCAACACTCACCGACCGCGACACGCACCTTCCGCGCGACATCTGGAACGTGTTCCGGAGGGAACTCCAACCCCTCCTGCACGATCCCTTCTCGCTCATCTTCAGCCTGGTCCAGCCCGTCATCTTCCTCGGGCTGTTCGGGCCGCTGCTCATCGGGTCTTCGGGAGACCCCGCTCTCGAGGTCCTCGCCTGGTTTGTGCCCGGCATCCTCGTCATGATCGCCCTCTTCGGCGCGAGCGCAACGGGATCGAACCTGCTGTACGAGATGCAGACGGGCTCGCACGAAAGGACACTCGTCGCCCCCATCGCCCGCTCGTCACTCCTCATTGGGAGGGCGCTCAAGGAAATGGTGCCCATCACGGTGCAGGTCGCGGTCATCGCGCTCGTGACCATCCCGTTCGGATTCCAGCCCGGCATCCCGGGAATGCTCCTGACGCTCGTGCTGCTCGCCATCTTCGGCATTGGTCTTGGAGCGCTCAGTTACGCGCTCGCCCTCGCGAGCAGGAAGACCGACTGGATGTTTTGGGTCGTACAGCAGGCGCTGATCTTCCCGCTGATGATCCTGTCCGGGATGCTGCTCCCCCTTGAACAAGGACCCGAGTGGATGCGGGTGGCCGCGTCCATCAACCCGATCAGCCACATTGTCGGTGCGAGCCGGGCATTGCTCGCCGGCGACCTCGGAGCGCCTGTCGTGCTCGGCGGCTTCGCTGCGGCCCTTGCGCTCGCGGCTGTCGGGCTGTGGGTCGGGATCACCGCGATGAAAAAGAGCCACTAG